A region of Cyanobium sp. ATX 6F1 DNA encodes the following proteins:
- the rpe gene encoding ribulose-phosphate 3-epimerase, with translation MSTKPLVIAPSILSADFSRLGDDVRAVDEAGADWIHVDVMDGRFVPNITIGPLIVEALRPVTAKPLDVHLMIVEPERYVADFAKAGADFISVQVEACPHLHRNLSQIKDLGKQAGAVLNPGTPLDTLQYCLELCDLVLIMSVNPGFGGQSFIPSAVEKVRSLRRMCDEKGLDPWIEVDGGLKGSNAWQVIEAGANAIVSGSGVFNQPSYAEAIAGIRNSRRPQAVHA, from the coding sequence ATGAGCACCAAGCCCCTGGTGATCGCCCCGTCGATCCTCTCCGCAGATTTTTCCCGCCTCGGTGACGATGTGCGTGCCGTCGACGAGGCCGGTGCCGACTGGATCCACGTGGATGTGATGGACGGCCGCTTCGTTCCCAACATCACGATCGGCCCCTTGATCGTTGAAGCGCTTCGGCCGGTCACCGCCAAGCCCCTGGACGTGCATCTGATGATCGTCGAGCCGGAGCGCTATGTGGCCGACTTCGCGAAGGCCGGCGCTGATTTCATCTCCGTCCAGGTGGAAGCCTGCCCGCATCTGCACCGCAACCTCAGCCAGATCAAGGACCTGGGCAAACAGGCCGGCGCCGTGCTCAACCCCGGCACCCCCCTCGACACCCTCCAGTACTGCCTGGAGCTGTGCGATCTGGTGCTGATCATGAGCGTCAACCCTGGATTCGGTGGACAGAGCTTCATCCCCTCGGCGGTGGAGAAGGTGCGCAGCCTGCGCCGGATGTGCGATGAGAAGGGGCTTGATCCCTGGATCGAGGTGGATGGTGGCCTCAAGGGCAGCAATGCCTGGCAGGTGATCGAAGCGGGCGCCAATGCGATCGTGTCGGGCTCGGGTGTGTTCAACCAGCCCAGCTATGCCGAGGCGATTGCAGGCATCCGCAACAGCCGCCGTCCCCAGGCGGTTCACGCCTGA